A part of Gramella sp. MAR_2010_147 genomic DNA contains:
- the thiL gene encoding thiamine-phosphate kinase — MFDNSQESKTNLSELGEFGLIDHLTGNFSPKLESTIKAIGDDAAVLNFENKQTIVSTDLLVEGVHFDLAYMPLKHLGYKAVMVNLSDIYAMNATATHITVSIAVSNRFPVEALEELYAGIQLASKIYNVDVVGGDTTSSTSGLLISVTALGVAEKEDIVYRDGAKTNDLLVVTGDLGAAYMGLQILEREKEVFKANPNSQPDLDQYTYLIERQLKPEARKDIAPLLKDLEVKPTSMIDVSDGLSSEVIHLCKNSKLGANLFEEKIPLDPAVISVCEEFEIDSTMIALSGGEDYELLFTISQDDYVKIKGNPHLTVIGHMTEQNEGMHLVTRANQKLPLIARGWNSMGSKED; from the coding sequence ATGTTTGATAATAGTCAGGAAAGCAAAACAAACCTTTCAGAATTAGGTGAATTTGGTTTAATAGATCATCTTACCGGGAACTTCAGTCCTAAGCTAGAATCAACAATTAAGGCTATTGGTGATGATGCCGCAGTACTTAATTTTGAGAATAAACAAACCATTGTTAGTACAGACCTTCTGGTGGAAGGAGTCCATTTTGACCTGGCTTACATGCCTTTAAAACATCTTGGATATAAAGCGGTAATGGTAAACCTCTCAGACATTTATGCAATGAATGCCACGGCTACCCACATCACTGTTTCTATCGCTGTTTCAAACCGTTTTCCAGTAGAAGCACTGGAAGAATTATATGCAGGAATTCAATTAGCATCAAAAATATATAATGTAGATGTCGTTGGTGGAGACACCACTTCCTCCACTTCCGGATTACTGATAAGTGTCACGGCACTTGGGGTTGCAGAAAAAGAGGATATTGTTTACCGTGATGGCGCAAAAACAAACGATCTTCTGGTAGTAACCGGGGATCTTGGAGCTGCATATATGGGATTACAAATTCTGGAACGTGAAAAAGAGGTTTTTAAAGCCAATCCAAATTCTCAACCAGATCTGGATCAATACACTTATTTAATTGAAAGACAATTGAAACCGGAAGCGAGAAAAGATATCGCCCCACTACTTAAAGATCTTGAGGTAAAACCAACTTCCATGATAGATGTTAGTGACGGACTTTCATCTGAAGTGATTCATCTTTGTAAGAATTCTAAATTGGGTGCTAATCTTTTTGAGGAAAAAATCCCGTTAGATCCAGCGGTGATATCTGTTTGTGAAGAATTTGAAATAGACAGCACTATGATCGCATTAAGCGGTGGAGAAGATTACGAGTTGCTTTTTACGATTTCTCAGGATGATTATGTTAAAATTAAAGGAAACCCGCATTTGACAGTTATAGGCCATATGACCGAGCAAAATGAAGGAATGCACCTAGTCACCCGAGCTAACCAGAAACTGCCATTAATAGCCAGAGGCTGGAATTCGATGGGAAGCAAAGAAGATTAA
- a CDS encoding aminopeptidase P family protein: MKYDRIDRRLFIKNRKNFMEKMKPKSLAVFNSNDVYPIGADSTMPFQQNRDIFYLSGVDQDESILVLFPDAPEEKHREILFLTETNEHIAVWEGAKLTKDDAFEVSGVKTVYWMKDFEKIFFEVMTQCETVYLNTNEHYRANHETETRDERFIKWCKEKYPAHQVAKANPILQRLRSVKDPIELDLMQKACDITEKAFRRTLKFVKPGVWEYEIEAEYYHEMIRNRSKGFAYTPIIASGNNANVLHYIENRHQCKEGDLILLDTGAEYANYSSDLSRTIPVSGRYTDRQKQVYNAVNKVKKNATKMLVPGTMWKEYHVEVGKMMTSELLDLGLLDKADVQNEDPDWPAYKKYFMHGTSHHIGLDTHDYGILTEPMQANQVFTVEPGIYLPDEGFGIRLEDDVVIQAKGEPFNLMRNIPIEVEEIEEIMNS, translated from the coding sequence ATGAAATATGATAGAATAGATAGGAGACTCTTTATAAAGAACCGAAAAAACTTCATGGAGAAGATGAAGCCAAAAAGTCTGGCGGTTTTTAATTCTAATGACGTTTATCCTATTGGTGCCGATAGTACCATGCCTTTTCAGCAAAACCGTGATATTTTTTATCTAAGTGGTGTAGATCAGGATGAAAGTATTCTGGTGTTATTCCCGGATGCTCCTGAAGAAAAGCACCGCGAAATTCTTTTTCTTACTGAAACCAATGAACATATTGCAGTTTGGGAAGGGGCGAAGCTTACTAAAGATGATGCTTTTGAAGTAAGTGGTGTCAAAACCGTGTACTGGATGAAAGATTTTGAAAAGATCTTTTTTGAAGTGATGACGCAATGTGAAACTGTTTATTTGAATACAAATGAACATTACAGGGCGAACCATGAAACGGAAACAAGAGATGAGCGTTTTATAAAATGGTGCAAGGAAAAGTACCCGGCGCACCAGGTGGCGAAGGCTAATCCAATTTTACAGAGGTTACGTTCCGTAAAAGATCCTATTGAGCTGGATTTAATGCAGAAAGCTTGTGATATTACTGAAAAAGCTTTCCGCAGGACATTAAAGTTTGTAAAACCCGGAGTGTGGGAATATGAGATAGAAGCGGAATATTATCACGAAATGATAAGAAACCGCTCTAAAGGCTTTGCTTATACACCAATTATCGCAAGTGGAAATAACGCCAATGTTCTACATTATATAGAGAACAGGCATCAGTGTAAGGAAGGAGACCTTATTCTTCTGGATACAGGAGCAGAATATGCGAATTATTCCAGTGACCTTAGTAGAACAATTCCAGTGTCAGGAAGGTATACAGACAGGCAAAAGCAGGTTTACAACGCGGTAAATAAAGTAAAAAAGAACGCTACGAAAATGCTGGTTCCAGGAACTATGTGGAAAGAATATCATGTAGAAGTTGGAAAAATGATGACTTCTGAATTGCTTGATCTTGGATTGCTTGATAAGGCTGACGTTCAAAATGAAGACCCGGACTGGCCTGCCTATAAAAAGTATTTTATGCATGGCACCTCTCATCATATTGGTTTAGATACTCATGATTATGGAATTCTAACCGAACCTATGCAGGCGAATCAGGTATTTACTGTAGAGCCGGGAATTTATCTTCCAGATGAAGGTTTCGGGATTAGGCTTGAAGACGATGTGGTGATCCAGGCAAAAGGAGAGCCTTTTAACTTAATGCGAAATATACCTATTGAAGTAGAGGAGATCGAGGAAATAATGAATTCTTAG
- a CDS encoding succinate dehydrogenase cytochrome b subunit, protein MAKSALLKSSLAKKYWMAFTGLFLCLFLVGHLLGNLQLLLPVSEAAKDQFNEYALFMTTNPAVKVLSYLTYLSIIFHAIDGVMLTIHNRKARPQGYVSFKPSTNTMWSSRNMGILGTIILAFIVIHMTMFWGEMKFGGLDDTVYTTENGAKVKDLYTLTIKTFQDAQYGLIWAIAYGLAMLAIGFHLSHGFASGFQSLGVNHPKYNGFIRKFGYAFAVLVPLAFAVIPFYIHFVLEKI, encoded by the coding sequence ATGGCGAAATCTGCGCTTTTAAAGTCATCACTGGCGAAGAAATACTGGATGGCTTTCACAGGTCTTTTTTTATGCCTGTTTTTAGTAGGTCACCTTCTTGGAAATTTACAATTATTGTTACCGGTAAGCGAAGCGGCGAAAGACCAGTTTAATGAATATGCATTATTCATGACCACGAATCCTGCTGTTAAGGTATTATCCTATCTCACTTATCTAAGTATTATTTTTCACGCCATTGACGGGGTGATGCTAACAATCCATAACCGTAAAGCAAGACCTCAAGGATATGTAAGTTTTAAACCTTCTACTAACACCATGTGGTCTTCCAGAAATATGGGGATTCTTGGTACGATCATTTTAGCTTTTATTGTAATTCATATGACCATGTTCTGGGGAGAAATGAAATTTGGAGGTCTGGATGATACTGTTTATACTACAGAAAATGGAGCAAAGGTGAAAGACCTTTATACTCTTACCATTAAGACATTTCAGGATGCACAATACGGACTCATTTGGGCGATAGCTTATGGTTTAGCCATGCTTGCTATAGGTTTTCACCTGTCGCATGGTTTTGCCAGCGGATTTCAGTCACTCGGTGTTAATCATCCTAAGTACAATGGCTTTATCAGGAAATTTGGATATGCCTTTGCAGTTTTAGTTCCTCTGGCATTTGCTGTAATTCCATTTTATATTCACTTTGTACTAGAAAAAATTTAA
- a CDS encoding succinate dehydrogenase/fumarate reductase iron-sulfur subunit, giving the protein MNLTLKIWRQKNADTKGKMQTYQVSDISTDMSFLEMMDVLNEQLIAKGDEPVAFDHDCREGICGSCNLQINGEPHGPDRGITTCQLHMRKFNDGDTIVIEPFRAKAFPVIKDLVVDRSSFDRIQQAGGYISVNTSGNTQDANSIPVDKESADMSFYAATCIGCGACVAACKNASAMLFTSAKVSQFALLPQGEVEADRRVLQMVEQMDKEGFGNCTNTGACEIECPKGISLENIARMNREYLKASVK; this is encoded by the coding sequence ATGAACCTTACATTAAAAATATGGCGTCAGAAGAACGCCGATACAAAAGGAAAAATGCAAACCTACCAGGTTTCTGATATTTCCACAGATATGTCTTTTCTTGAAATGATGGATGTTCTTAATGAGCAGCTCATCGCCAAGGGAGACGAACCTGTAGCTTTTGATCATGATTGTCGTGAAGGAATCTGCGGATCGTGTAATTTACAGATCAACGGAGAGCCTCATGGACCAGATCGCGGAATTACGACCTGCCAGTTACATATGAGAAAATTTAATGACGGTGATACTATCGTTATTGAGCCTTTTAGAGCTAAAGCTTTTCCTGTAATAAAAGATCTGGTAGTAGACCGCAGTTCTTTTGACAGGATTCAGCAGGCCGGTGGGTATATTTCTGTGAATACTTCAGGAAATACCCAGGATGCAAACTCTATCCCGGTAGATAAGGAAAGTGCAGATATGTCTTTTTATGCAGCTACCTGTATTGGTTGCGGAGCTTGTGTTGCGGCCTGTAAAAATGCCAGCGCCATGTTATTTACCTCAGCCAAAGTGAGCCAGTTTGCACTTCTTCCGCAAGGAGAAGTTGAAGCAGATCGTAGAGTATTACAAATGGTAGAGCAGATGGATAAAGAAGGTTTTGGTAATTGTACCAACACCGGAGCTTGCGAAATTGAATGTCCTAAAGGAATCTCTTTAGAGAACATCGCAAGAATGAACAGAGAATATTTGAAAGCCAGCGTAAAGTAA
- the pdeM gene encoding ligase-associated DNA damage response endonuclease PdeM: protein MNFNIRIRNQDFVLHPFGAIYWPEQEALLIADVHLGKVSHFRKHGSAVPMQAIAQNFHKLDELRKEFDPEHIVFLGDLFHSSLNIEWNMFEEWISGIDNQVHLIAGNHDIISPIKYQDIGIKIFSDIKIEGFYLTHHPQILENHFNICGHIHPGFKMRGNGKQILRLSCFFKSQDQMILPAFGEFTGNYFMQPEEGDRIFAITGKEVIPAN, encoded by the coding sequence ATGAATTTTAACATCAGAATTCGAAATCAGGATTTCGTTTTGCATCCTTTTGGCGCAATCTACTGGCCGGAACAGGAAGCGCTACTCATTGCTGATGTTCATCTGGGCAAGGTTTCCCATTTCAGAAAACACGGGAGTGCAGTTCCCATGCAGGCTATCGCACAGAACTTTCACAAACTTGATGAACTTAGAAAAGAATTTGACCCTGAACATATCGTATTTCTTGGTGATCTCTTTCATAGCTCATTGAATATAGAGTGGAATATGTTTGAAGAATGGATTTCAGGCATAGATAACCAGGTACATTTGATTGCCGGCAACCACGATATTATTTCACCTATTAAATATCAGGATATTGGTATCAAGATTTTTTCAGATATAAAGATCGAAGGCTTTTATTTAACCCATCATCCTCAAATTCTCGAAAATCATTTCAACATCTGTGGACATATTCACCCAGGTTTTAAGATGAGAGGTAACGGAAAACAAATATTAAGATTATCTTGTTTCTTTAAAAGTCAAGATCAGATGATATTGCCAGCCTTTGGCGAATTCACAGGAAATTATTTTATGCAACCTGAAGAAGGGGATCGTATTTTTGCAATCACCGGAAAAGAAGTAATTCCCGCTAACTAA
- a CDS encoding DinB family protein, with protein MKNRTKKIVRSLSEIFEGLPWYGESVMRKLENVPYVIGYKTCNPESHSVAQIVGHLIAWKIYAVEKLKSNANFSIEIDSEDDWAHIEVHSAKEWEELKRKLVAAQSKIYELLDEKEDDSFLDKKVQGKDYNFEHLLNGIIQHDIYHIGQIGLIESQLKKKEIDSGVFRI; from the coding sequence ATGAAAAATAGAACAAAAAAAATCGTCAGATCACTTTCAGAGATTTTTGAAGGACTACCCTGGTACGGCGAGTCGGTAATGAGAAAACTTGAAAACGTGCCTTATGTTATAGGGTATAAAACCTGTAATCCAGAATCCCATAGTGTGGCTCAAATTGTTGGGCACCTCATTGCCTGGAAAATTTATGCCGTAGAAAAGTTGAAGTCTAATGCAAATTTTAGCATTGAAATAGATTCTGAAGATGATTGGGCTCATATTGAAGTGCACTCTGCAAAAGAATGGGAGGAACTAAAGCGTAAACTGGTTGCAGCACAGAGTAAGATCTATGAACTTTTAGATGAAAAAGAGGATGATTCTTTTCTGGATAAAAAAGTTCAGGGTAAAGATTACAATTTTGAGCATTTATTAAACGGGATCATTCAACACGATATTTATCATATTGGACAAATTGGCTTGATCGAAAGTCAGCTCAAAAAGAAAGAAATAGATTCAGGTGTTTTTAGAATTTAA
- a CDS encoding chaperone modulator CbpM, with protein MNKEDLIPAEEICVRYKVERQFVSSLYDSGIIEVITIEETEYVHCDHLANFEKMMRLHNELNINLEGLEAIDHLLKQIQKLQKDNLQLKNRLGLYE; from the coding sequence ATGAACAAAGAAGACTTAATTCCTGCAGAAGAGATTTGTGTTCGCTATAAAGTGGAGCGTCAGTTTGTAAGCTCACTGTACGATAGCGGGATCATAGAGGTAATCACAATAGAGGAGACTGAGTATGTTCACTGTGACCATCTGGCCAATTTTGAAAAAATGATGCGCCTGCACAATGAATTAAATATCAATTTGGAGGGACTTGAAGCTATTGATCATTTACTAAAGCAAATACAGAAACTTCAAAAGGATAATCTTCAATTGAAAAACAGATTGGGACTTTACGAATAA
- a CDS encoding J domain-containing protein, with amino-acid sequence MDFIDYYKLLEINKSASQADIKKAYRKLARKYHPDLNPNDKEAQARFQQINEAHEVLSDPEKRKKYDEYGKDWQHADQFEAARKQQAASGGFSGGFGEGSQSRSYSGNFDDDTFSDFFEQMFGGRARAEGAHRGAHFKGQDFNAELQLRLSQIYKSEKHTLTVNGKNIRLSIPAGVENGQTIKIKGHGGPGVQGGPRGDLFLSFNILNDTSFRREKEHLYSTEEIDLSTAVLGGEIAINTFNGKVKLKVKPGTQNDSRIKLKGKGFPKYKKEGQFGDLYITYKVKVPERLTDRQKELFQELKKTGI; translated from the coding sequence ATGGATTTTATAGACTACTACAAACTTTTAGAAATCAATAAATCGGCTTCCCAGGCAGATATTAAAAAAGCGTATAGAAAACTGGCTCGTAAATATCATCCAGATCTCAATCCTAATGATAAAGAGGCTCAGGCAAGGTTTCAGCAGATCAATGAGGCTCATGAGGTGTTGAGCGATCCCGAGAAACGAAAGAAATACGATGAATACGGAAAAGACTGGCAACATGCAGATCAATTTGAAGCTGCAAGAAAACAACAGGCAGCTTCAGGAGGATTTTCCGGAGGTTTTGGAGAAGGTAGTCAGTCACGTTCGTATTCAGGCAATTTTGATGATGATACTTTTTCAGATTTTTTTGAACAGATGTTTGGAGGTAGGGCAAGAGCAGAGGGAGCCCATCGCGGAGCACATTTTAAAGGTCAGGATTTTAATGCGGAGCTTCAGTTAAGACTTAGTCAGATCTATAAAAGTGAAAAACATACGCTTACCGTAAATGGTAAAAACATTCGGCTTTCCATACCAGCGGGCGTTGAGAATGGGCAAACCATAAAAATTAAAGGTCATGGTGGTCCCGGAGTTCAGGGTGGGCCAAGGGGCGATCTCTTTCTTAGCTTCAATATCCTGAATGATACTTCCTTTCGCAGAGAAAAAGAACACTTATACTCAACTGAAGAAATTGATCTGAGTACTGCAGTTCTGGGCGGGGAGATCGCTATAAATACGTTTAACGGAAAGGTCAAACTGAAGGTGAAGCCGGGAACACAAAATGATAGCAGGATTAAATTAAAAGGAAAAGGATTTCCGAAGTATAAAAAAGAAGGCCAATTCGGAGATCTTTATATTACCTATAAAGTGAAAGTCCCGGAGCGTTTAACCGATAGGCAGAAAGAATTATTTCAGGAACTTAAAAAAACGGGAATATGA
- a CDS encoding methionine aminotransferase, whose protein sequence is MAGITEYESKLPGTKTSIFSVMSKMANDHNAINLSQGFPNFKTDQKLKDLVSEAMKDGYNQYPPDSGVQVLREQIVKKIKSLYEKEYNADSEITVTSGATEALYCAITAFVQKGDEVIVLKPAYDTYEPTIKLNGGKPVQIQLKDDNYRVDWDEVKDAITSRTKMMIINTPHNPTGTILSEDDMLKLQSILSATNIILLSDEVYEHLIFDKLKHQSASKFPELAERSIVCASFGKTFHNTGWKTGYCVAPEKLMKEIRKIHELTVFSVNHPMQRAYAEYLTNPENYLELSKFYQTKRDLFLNLIKDSNFTYSPSSGTYYQLLNFSGITDENDVNFAERLVKQHGLASIPVSVFNINKKDKSQLRFCFAKTDETLEKAAEILCKL, encoded by the coding sequence ATGGCTGGAATCACTGAATACGAATCAAAACTGCCCGGTACCAAAACCAGTATTTTTTCAGTAATGAGTAAGATGGCTAATGATCATAATGCCATAAATCTGTCCCAGGGATTTCCAAATTTTAAAACCGATCAAAAACTGAAAGACCTGGTTTCCGAGGCTATGAAAGATGGATATAATCAATATCCTCCAGATTCTGGTGTACAGGTTTTAAGAGAGCAAATCGTTAAAAAGATTAAATCTCTTTATGAAAAAGAATATAATGCTGATTCTGAAATTACAGTTACCTCAGGAGCTACTGAAGCTTTGTACTGCGCCATTACAGCTTTTGTGCAGAAAGGAGATGAAGTGATCGTACTCAAACCCGCATATGACACTTATGAGCCAACCATTAAACTAAACGGTGGCAAACCGGTTCAAATTCAATTAAAAGACGATAATTATCGTGTTGACTGGGACGAAGTAAAGGATGCGATTACTTCCAGAACTAAAATGATGATCATCAACACTCCGCATAATCCTACCGGCACAATCCTTTCTGAAGATGATATGCTGAAACTGCAAAGCATTCTTTCAGCAACCAATATCATCCTCTTGAGTGATGAAGTCTATGAGCATCTTATTTTTGACAAATTAAAGCACCAAAGTGCTTCAAAGTTTCCTGAATTAGCTGAAAGATCTATAGTATGTGCATCCTTCGGTAAAACTTTTCATAATACAGGCTGGAAAACAGGATACTGTGTTGCACCGGAAAAACTGATGAAAGAAATTCGAAAAATCCATGAGCTCACTGTTTTTTCTGTCAACCATCCTATGCAACGAGCATATGCAGAATATCTAACGAATCCGGAGAACTACTTAGAACTTTCTAAATTTTATCAGACTAAAAGAGATCTTTTTCTGAATTTGATAAAAGATTCTAATTTCACATATAGCCCATCTAGTGGGACTTACTATCAACTGTTAAATTTTTCCGGGATAACCGATGAAAATGATGTAAATTTCGCTGAGAGATTAGTGAAACAACATGGATTAGCCTCAATTCCAGTATCTGTTTTTAATATTAACAAGAAAGACAAAAGTCAGCTGCGATTTTGTTTTGCGAAAACCGATGAAACTCTGGAAAAGGCGGCAGAAATACTTTGCAAATTATAG
- a CDS encoding fumarate reductase/succinate dehydrogenase flavoprotein subunit: MGIFESNAPKGPLAEKWTNHKNSIDLVNPANKRNIDVIVVGTGLAGGSAAATLAELGYNVKTFCYQDSPRRAHSIAAQGGINAAKNYQGDGDSVYRLFYDTVKGGDYRSRESNVYRLAQVSGNIIDQCVAQGVPFAREYGGLLDNRSFGGVLVSRTFYAKGQTGQQLLLGAYSAMNRQINRGKIKSYNRHEMLDIVKVDGKARGIIARNLVTGELERHSAHAVVVASGGYGNVFFLSTNAMGSNVTASWKIHKKGAYFANPCFTQIHPTCIPVSGDHQSKLTLMSESLRNDGRIWVPKKKEDAEAIKAGKKKPTELSEEERDYYLERRYPAFGNLVPRDVASRAAKERCDAGFGVNKTGEAVYLDFSSAIMRYGKEAATTQKIDNPSDAEIKKLGKEVVEAKYGNLFQMYEKIVDQNPYETPMMIYPAVHYTMGGVWVDYNLQTTIPGCYAIGEANFSDHGANRLGASALMQGLADGYFVLPYTIGNYLSDDIRTGAIPTDSAEFDAAETEVRERLEKLVNTKGSKSVDHFHKILGKIMWDKVGMARNAKGLKEAITEIKELREEFWRDVRVPGNTMEMNAELEKAGRVADFLELGELFAKDALHREESCGGHFREEYQTEEGEAMRDDENFMYVAAWEYTGNPADAILHKEDLDYENIQVKTRSYK; encoded by the coding sequence ATGGGAATATTTGAATCTAATGCACCTAAAGGCCCATTGGCAGAAAAGTGGACCAATCATAAAAATTCTATAGACCTGGTTAATCCGGCCAACAAACGTAATATTGATGTTATCGTTGTTGGAACTGGACTTGCGGGAGGTAGTGCTGCGGCAACTCTTGCTGAGCTGGGTTATAACGTAAAAACATTTTGCTACCAGGATTCTCCTAGAAGAGCGCACTCTATTGCTGCTCAGGGAGGTATCAATGCAGCAAAGAACTACCAGGGAGATGGTGACTCTGTTTACCGTCTTTTCTATGACACTGTAAAAGGTGGTGATTATCGTTCCAGGGAATCCAACGTATATAGACTTGCACAGGTTTCCGGAAATATTATTGACCAATGTGTGGCTCAGGGAGTTCCATTTGCCCGAGAATACGGCGGACTTTTAGATAACCGTTCTTTTGGCGGAGTACTTGTTTCAAGAACTTTCTACGCCAAGGGACAAACGGGGCAACAGTTATTGCTTGGAGCCTATTCAGCAATGAACCGCCAGATAAACCGTGGAAAGATCAAATCTTACAACAGGCATGAAATGCTTGATATTGTAAAAGTTGACGGAAAAGCCCGTGGTATTATTGCTAGAAACCTGGTAACAGGAGAACTGGAAAGACACTCAGCACATGCTGTGGTTGTAGCTTCAGGAGGATATGGGAACGTATTTTTCCTATCTACCAATGCTATGGGAAGTAATGTAACTGCCAGCTGGAAAATACATAAAAAGGGAGCTTATTTTGCTAACCCATGTTTTACTCAAATTCACCCAACCTGTATTCCGGTTTCAGGAGATCATCAGTCTAAATTAACGCTGATGTCTGAATCACTTCGGAATGATGGTAGAATCTGGGTTCCGAAGAAGAAAGAAGATGCCGAGGCAATTAAAGCAGGCAAGAAAAAACCAACAGAGCTTTCCGAAGAAGAAAGAGATTACTACCTGGAAAGAAGATACCCGGCTTTTGGAAACCTTGTACCTCGTGATGTTGCTTCCAGAGCAGCCAAAGAACGTTGTGACGCAGGTTTTGGAGTAAATAAGACCGGAGAAGCAGTCTATCTTGATTTTAGTTCAGCCATTATGCGTTATGGTAAAGAAGCTGCAACTACTCAGAAAATAGATAATCCTTCTGATGCTGAAATAAAGAAATTAGGGAAAGAGGTTGTAGAAGCCAAATATGGTAACCTTTTCCAGATGTACGAGAAAATCGTAGATCAAAACCCATACGAAACTCCTATGATGATCTATCCTGCGGTACATTATACCATGGGTGGTGTTTGGGTTGATTATAACCTTCAAACCACCATTCCGGGATGTTACGCGATTGGAGAAGCAAACTTCTCAGATCACGGAGCTAACAGGCTTGGTGCTTCTGCCTTGATGCAGGGACTTGCTGACGGATATTTCGTATTACCATATACTATAGGAAACTATTTATCTGATGATATTAGAACCGGTGCGATCCCTACAGATTCTGCCGAATTTGATGCTGCAGAAACTGAAGTGCGTGAAAGACTGGAAAAACTGGTAAATACCAAAGGATCTAAATCTGTAGATCACTTCCATAAGATTCTTGGTAAGATCATGTGGGACAAGGTTGGTATGGCTAGAAACGCTAAAGGCCTAAAAGAAGCTATTACCGAAATCAAAGAACTTCGGGAAGAATTCTGGAGAGATGTTCGCGTTCCTGGTAATACGATGGAAATGAATGCTGAGCTTGAAAAAGCTGGTCGTGTGGCAGATTTCCTTGAGCTTGGAGAATTATTCGCCAAAGATGCATTACATAGAGAAGAATCTTGTGGTGGTCACTTTAGAGAAGAATACCAGACAGAAGAAGGGGAAGCGATGCGTGATGACGAGAACTTTATGTATGTAGCTGCCTGGGAATACACTGGCAATCCTGCAGATGCTATTCTTCATAAAGAAGATTTAGATTATGAAAATATTCAGGTAAAAACAAGGAGTTATAAATAG
- a CDS encoding alpha/beta fold hydrolase, with product MSELKFKGAKIHYTSRGQGAKVPLVLLHGFLEDSKIWAPIVKELQMERQIICIDLPGHGKSEGIAEVHSISLMADVVREVLKHLEIEEISVAGHSMGGYVSLEFLKKFPMILRSIVLINSTPIEDSVEKRKIRERFVQLVGKNKEAYISMAISNLYSEKSRLKFASEIEDLKSRAMKMEIENIQASLKGMKIRTNYLHELKGFPGQKIIAAAKEDSILDMNDLKNISGECNCEFYSMENGHNSPVEDINNLRTIIHLID from the coding sequence ATGAGTGAATTAAAGTTTAAAGGCGCAAAAATCCATTATACAAGTCGGGGGCAGGGAGCTAAAGTTCCTTTAGTGCTTTTACACGGATTTCTGGAAGATTCTAAAATATGGGCCCCAATTGTTAAGGAGCTACAAATGGAACGGCAGATTATTTGCATAGATCTACCAGGTCATGGAAAATCTGAAGGAATCGCTGAGGTACATTCAATATCACTGATGGCCGATGTGGTTCGGGAGGTTTTGAAACATCTTGAAATAGAAGAGATTAGCGTAGCGGGACACAGCATGGGTGGTTATGTGAGTTTGGAATTCCTCAAAAAATTTCCTATGATACTAAGAAGCATTGTGTTGATAAATTCAACGCCTATTGAGGATAGTGTGGAAAAGCGAAAAATACGTGAAAGATTTGTGCAATTAGTAGGTAAGAATAAAGAAGCTTATATAAGTATGGCTATTTCGAATCTCTATTCTGAAAAAAGTAGATTAAAATTTGCTTCAGAAATTGAAGATTTGAAGTCCCGGGCAATGAAAATGGAGATTGAAAATATACAGGCTTCGTTAAAAGGAATGAAAATTCGTACAAATTATTTACATGAACTTAAAGGCTTTCCTGGACAAAAGATCATCGCAGCCGCAAAAGAGGATTCAATTTTAGATATGAATGATTTAAAAAATATATCCGGAGAATGTAATTGTGAATTTTATAGCATGGAAAACGGTCATAATTCCCCGGTTGAAGATATCAACAATTTAAGAACAATAATACACTTAATCGATTAA
- a CDS encoding iron-sulfur cluster assembly accessory protein — protein sequence MIKVSEEAKTKISALMTEGGFNPEADYVRVGVKSGGCSGLSYELNFDKSQVDGDKIFEDNDVKIVVDKRSVLYLAGTILEYSGGLNGKGFVFNNPNAQRTCGCGESFSL from the coding sequence ATGATTAAAGTTAGCGAAGAAGCAAAAACAAAAATTTCTGCTCTGATGACCGAAGGCGGTTTCAATCCCGAAGCCGATTATGTTCGTGTTGGTGTGAAGAGTGGTGGCTGCTCTGGCTTGTCTTATGAATTGAATTTTGATAAGAGTCAGGTGGATGGCGATAAAATTTTTGAAGACAATGATGTGAAAATTGTTGTTGATAAACGCAGTGTTCTGTATTTGGCAGGAACCATTCTGGAGTATTCAGGTGGTTTAAATGGAAAGGGTTTTGTTTTTAATAACCCAAATGCGCAGCGAACCTGTGGGTGTGGTGAGAGTTTTTCACTATAA